A genomic stretch from Mycobacterium malmoense includes:
- the rpmH gene encoding 50S ribosomal protein L34 → MAKGKRTFQPNNRRRARVHGFRLRMRTRAGRSIVSNRRRKGRRALSA, encoded by the coding sequence GTGGCCAAGGGCAAGCGGACCTTCCAGCCGAATAACCGGCGCCGAGCCCGCGTGCATGGTTTCCGGTTGCGGATGCGTACCCGCGCCGGGCGCTCCATCGTGTCGAACCGGCGCCGTAAGGGCCGCCGCGCGTTATCTGCCTGA
- the rnpA gene encoding ribonuclease P protein component, protein MLPAHNRMRRSTEFDATVKCGSRAVQPDLIVHVRRDGGCGEAVGPRVGLVIAKPVGSAVERHRVARRLRHVARTMLGDLHRSDRVVIRALPSSRQASSAWLEQQLRRGLRRAFESARSDR, encoded by the coding sequence GTGCTTCCCGCACACAACCGCATGAGGCGGTCAACGGAATTTGACGCGACCGTGAAGTGTGGATCGCGCGCGGTGCAGCCCGATCTCATCGTTCACGTTCGACGCGACGGCGGTTGCGGCGAGGCCGTGGGTCCACGCGTCGGGTTGGTCATCGCCAAGCCGGTGGGTTCGGCCGTGGAACGTCACCGGGTAGCGCGTCGGCTACGGCATGTCGCTCGAACGATGTTGGGCGACCTCCATCGATCCGATCGGGTGGTGATCCGGGCCTTGCCGAGTAGTCGGCAGGCGTCATCGGCATGGTTGGAGCAGCAGCTGCGACGCGGATTACGACGCGCTTTTGAATCGGCGAGGTCGGACCGGTGA